The following are encoded together in the Ictidomys tridecemlineatus isolate mIctTri1 chromosome X, mIctTri1.hap1, whole genome shotgun sequence genome:
- the Bcor gene encoding BCL-6 corepressor isoform X3 — protein sequence MLSATPLYGNVHSWMNSERVRMCGTSEDRKIPVNDGDASKARLELREENPLNHNVVDASTAHRIDGLAALSMDRSSLIREGLRVPGNIVYSSLCGLGSEKGREAAASTLGGLGFSSERNPEMQFKPNTPETVEPPSVSGKAPNGFSAMYKTPPGIQKSAVATAETLGLDRPASDKQSPLNINGASYLRLPWVNPYMEGATPAIYPFLDSPNKYSLNMYKALLPQQSYSLAQPLYSPVCTNGERFLYLPPPHYVSPHIPSSLASPMRLSTPSASPAIPPLVHCPDKSLPWKMGVSPGNPVDSHAYPHIQNSKQPRVPSAKAVTSGLPGDSALLLPPSPRPSPRVHLPSQPAADTYSEFHKHYARLSTSPSVTLSKPYMTVNSEFPMSRLSNGKYSKASEGGEGAQPVPGHTRKTTVQDRKDGGSPPLLEKQTVTKDVTDKPLDLSSKVVDVDASKADHMKKMAPTVLVHSRAASGLVLSGSEIPKETLSPPGNGCAIYRSEIISTAPSSWVVPGPSPNEETNGKSMSLKNKALDWAIPQQRSSSCPRMGGTDAVITNVSGAVSSAGRPASASPAPNANADGTKTSRSSMDTTPSVIQHVGQPPTTPAKHGGSTSSKGAKASNPEPTFKASENGLPPSSIFLSPNEAFRSPPIPYPRSYLPYPAPEGIAISPLSLHGKGPVYPHPVLLPNGSLFPGHLAPKPGLPYGLPTGRPEFVTYQDALGLGMVHPMLIPHTPIEITKEEKPERRSRSHERARYEDPTLRSRFSEILEANSSKLHPEVPADKTPKPNPSWSQGKTVVKSDKLVYVDLLREESDAKTEANVSKPSFAAESVGQSAEPAKPPAEPGLQQHRDFMALREELGRIGDFHEAYAFKQASGQPVFSVGKDSAPAGANKESLGMPVAAPFLEPTLGSDGPTVTFGKSQEDPKPFCMGGAPPSVDVTPTYTKDGADEAESNDGKVLKPKPSKLAKRIANSAGYVGDRFKCVTTELYADSSQLSREQRALQMEGLQEDSILCLPAAYCERAMMRFSELEMKEREGGHPATKDSEVCKFSPADWERLKGNQDKKPKSVTLEEAVADQNDSERCEFTAGNKHDPFEAPEDKDLPVEKYLVDRPPVSEPPSSEQGAAEVPGSPTLRLDRKRKVSGDSSHTETTAEELTEDPLLKAKRRRVPKGLHPKKQRHLLHLRERWEQQVSAAESKPGRQSRKEVTQATQPEVTAQGNNTTEEKPARKRAEAKGNRGWTEESLKSSDNEQGLPVFSGSPPMKSLSSSNASGRKQTQPSCTPASRPPAKQQKIKESQKTDVPSADEADGQAAALLHKDPENSEKPSGKRLCKTKHLIPQEPRRSSALTGDYYVDNSDGKVTVRRVRKRPEPTSDYDLSPAKQEPKPLDRLQQLLPAPQSTQLPRASSPQETTQSRPMPPEARRLIVNKNAGETLLQRAARLGYEEVVLYCLENKICDVNHRDNAGYCALHEACARGWLNIVRHLLEYGADVNCSAQDGTRPLHDAVENDHLEIVRLLLSYGADPTLATYSGRTIMKMTHSELMEKFLTDYLNDLQGRSDDDSSGTWEFYGSSVCEPDDESGYDVLANPPGPEDQDDDDDSYSDVFEFEFSESPLLPCYNIQVSVAQGPRNWLLLSDVLKKLKMSSRIFRCNFPNVEVVTIAEAEFFRQVSASLLFSCSKDLEAFNPESKELLDLVEFTSELQTLLGSSVEWLHPSDTAPQDYW from the exons ATGCTCTCAGCAACCCCCCTGTATGGGAACGTTCACAGCTGGATGAACAGCGAGCGGGTCCGCATGTGTGGGACTAGCGAAGACAG GAAAATTCCTGTAAATGATGGTGACGCTTCAAAAGCCAGACTGGAACTGAGAGAAGAGAACCCCTTGAACCACAACGTG GTGGATGCGAGCACGGCCCATCGGATCGATGGCCTGGCTGCGCTGAGCATGGACCGCAGCAGCCTCATCCGGGAAGGCCTCCGGGTCCCCGGAAACATTGTGTACTCCAGCTTGTGTGGACTGGGCTCCGAGAAGGGCCGGGAGGCTGCTGCGAGCACTCTGGGAGGCCTTGGGTTTTCTTCGGAAAGGAATCCAGAGATGCAGTTCAAGCCCAATACGCCCGAGACCGTGGAGCCGCCCTCCGTCTCCGGAAAGGCCCCCAATGGCTTCAGTGCTATGTACAAAACTCCGCCTGGAATACAAAAAAGTGCTGTGGCCACAGCAGAAACCCTGGGCTTGGACAGGCCCGCCAGCGACAAACAGAGCCCTCTCAACATCAATGGTGCTAGTTACCTGCGGCTGCCCTGGGTCAACCCTTACATGGAGGGCGCCACGCCAGCCATCTACCCTTTCCTCGACTCGCCAAATAAGTATTCCCTGAACATGTACAAGGCCTTGCTACCTCAGCAGTCCTACAGCCTGGCCCAGCCGCTGTACTCTCCCGTGTGCACCAACGGGGAGCGCTTCCTCTACCTGCCACCGCCCCACTACGTCAGTCCCCACATCCCGTCGTCCTTGGCCTCTCCCATGAGGCTCTCTACCCCCTCGGCCTCCCCGGCCATCCCGCCTCTCGTCCACTGCCCAGACAAAAGCCTCCCGTGGAAGATGGGCGTCAGTCCCGGGAACCCCGTCGACTCCCACGCCTATCCCCACATCCAGAACAGCAAACAGCCCAGGGTGCCCTCTGCGAAGGCAGTCACCAGCGGCCTGCCGGGGGACTCGGCTCTCCTGCTGCCTCCATCACCGCGGCCCTCGCCCCGTGTCCACCTTCCCAGCCAGCCTGCCGCAGACACCTACTCCGAGTTCCATAAGCACTACGCCAGGCTGTCCACCTCCCCCTCGGTCACCCTGTCGAAGCCATACATGACGGTCAACAGCGAGTTCCCCATGAGCCGGCTCTCCAACGGCAAGTATTCCAAAGCGTCAGAGGGCGGAGAGGGTGCCCAGCCGGTGCCCGGGCACACCCGGAAGACAACGGTTCAAGACAGAAAGGACGGGGGTTCTCCGCCTCTGTTGGAGAAGCAGACCGTTACCAAAGACGTCACAGATAAGCCGCTGGACTTGTCTTCTAAAGTCGTAGATGTGGACGCTTCCAAAGCTGACCACATGAAGAAGATGGCCCCCACCGTGCTGGTTCACAGCAGGGCTGCAAGCGGCCTCGTGCTGTCCGGAAGTGAGATTCCAAAAGAAACATTATCTCCTCCAGGAAATGGCTGTGCTATCTATAGATCTGAGATCATTAGCACTGCGCCCTCATCCTGGGTGGTGCCGGGGCCAAGTCCCAACGAGGAGACCAATGGCAAAAGCATGTCGCTGAAAAACAAGGCGTTGGACTGGGCCATACCACAGCAGCGGAGCTCCTCATGTCCCCGCATGGGTGGCACAGACGCCGTGATCACTAATGTGTCAGGGGCAGTGTCGAGCGCGGGCCGCCCAGCCTCGGCATCGCCAGCGCCCAATGCCAATGCAGATGGCACCAAGACCAGCAGGAGCTCCATGGACACCACGCCGTCCGTCATTCAGCACGTGGGCCAGCCCCCGACCACGCCCGCCAAGCATGGTGGCAGCACCAGCAGCAAGGGCGCCAAAGCTAGCAACCCAGAACCGACTTTCAAAGCAAGCGAGAACGGGCTTCCGCCAAGCTCCATCTTTCTGTCTCCAAACGAGGCATTCAGGTCCCCACCGATCCCCTACCCCAGAAGTTACCTCCCTTACCCGGCCCCTGAGGGCATCGCAATCAGTCCACTGTCCTTACACGGCAAAGGACCCGTGTACCCTCACCCTGTTTTGTTACCCAACGGCAGTCTGTTTCCCGGGCACCTTGCCCCAAAGCCTGGCCTGCCCTATGGGCTGCCCACGGGCCGGCCAGAGTTTGTGACCTACCAAGACGCCCTGGGGTTGGGCATGGTACACCCCATGTTGATCCCGCACACCCCCATTGAGATCACTAAAGAGGAGAAACCAGAGAGGCGGTCCCGGTCCCATGAGAGAGCCCGCTACGAGGACCCCACCCTCCGCAGCCGCTTCTCGGAGATCTTGGAAGCCAACAGCAGCAAGCTGCACCCCGAGGTCCCTGCCGACAAGACCCCAAAGCCGAACCCTAGCTGGAGTCAAGGGAAGACGGTCGTCAAAAGCGACAAGCTTGTCTACGTCGACCTCCTCCGAGAAGAATCAGATGCCAAGACGGAGGCCAATGTGTCCAAACCCAGCTTTGCAGCCGAGAGCGTCGGCCAGAGCGCAGAGCCCGCCAAGCCCCCGGCCGAGCCGGGCCTGCAGCAGCACCGAGATTTCATGGCCCTGAGAGAGGAGCTGGGGCGCATCGGTGACTTCCACGAGGCCTACGCCTTCAAACAGGCCTCAGGCCAGCCCGTGTTCAGCGTGGGCAAGGACAGCGCTCCCGCAGGAGCCAACAAAGAGAGCCTGGGGATGCCGGTCGCAGCTCCGTTCCTGGAGCCAACTCTGGGGAGCGACGGCCCCACTGTGACTTTTGGTAAAAGCCAAGAGGATCCCAAACCGTTTTGCATGGGTGGCGCCCCTCCGAGTGTGGACGTCACCCCCACCTATACCAAAGATGGAGCTGACGAGGCCGAATCCAACGATGGCAAAGTTCTGAAACCGAAGCCATCTAAGCTGGCCAAGAGAATCGCCAACTCGGCCGGTTACGTGGGGGACCGATTCAAGTGTGTCACGACCGAACTGTATGCAGATTCCAGCCAGCTCAGCCGGGAGCAGCGGGCACTGCAG ATGGAAGGATTACAAGAGGACAGTATTTTATGTCTACCTGCTGCTTACTGTGAG CGTGCAATGATGCGCTTCTCAGAGTTGGagatgaaagagagagaaggtggcCACCCAGCAACCAAAGATTCCGAGGTGTGCAAGTTCAGCCCAGCCGACTGGGAAAGGTTGAAAGGAAATCAGGACAAAAAGCCAAAGTCGGTCACCCTGGAGGAGGCCGTTGCCGACCAGAACGACAGCGAGCGAT GCGAGTTTACTGCTGGGAACAAACATGATCCCTTTGAAGCCCCAGAGGACAAAGACCTCCCCGTGGAGAAGTACCTGGTGGACAGGCCACCTGTGAGCGAGCCACCCTCCTCTGAGCAGGGGGCTGCTGAGGTGCCCGGTAGTCCCACCCTCCGGCTGGACAGGAAGCGCAAAGTCTCAGGTGACAGCAGCCACACTGAGACCACTGCGGAAGAGCTGACGGAGGATCCTCTGCTGAAAGCCAAGCGAAGGCGGGTCCCCAAAG GGCTCCATCCTAAAAAGCAACGCCACCTGCTGCACCTTAGGGAACGCTGGGAGCAGCAGGTGTCCGCAGCAGAGAGCAAACCTGGCCGCCAAAGCAGGAAGGAAGTGACCCAGGCCACTCAGCCTGAGGTCACAGCCCAGGGGAATAACACCACCGAAGAGAAACCCGCCAGGAAAAGGGCAGAGGCCAAGGGCAACAGAGGCTGGACGGAAGAGTCCCTCAAGTCCAGCGACAACGAGCAAG GCCTGCCTGTGTTCTCCGGCTCCCCGCCCATGAAGAGCCTTTCATCCAGCAACGCGAGCGGCAGAAAGCAGACTCAGCCAAGCTGCACGCCGGCCTCGAGGCCTCCTGCCAAACagcagaaaattaaagaaagccAGAAGACAGATGTGCCGAGCGCCGACGAGGCCGACGGCCAGGCGGCCGCCCTGCTGCACAAGGACCCTGAGAACAGCGAGAAGCCATCCGGCAAGAGACTGTGCAAAACCAAGCACTTGATCCCACAGGAGCCCAGGCGGAGCTCGGCGCTGACCGGGGACTACTATGTGGACAACTCGGATGGCAAG GTGACTGTCCGGAGAGTCCGGAAGCGGCCTGAGCCCACTTCGGACTACGATCTGTCACCAGCCAAGCAGGAGCCAAAGCCCTTGGACCGCTTGCAGCAGTTGCTACCAGCCCCCCAGTCCACGCAGCTGCCTCGCGCCAGTTCCCCCCAGGAGACCACCCAGTCGCGCCCCATGCCACCAGAGGCACGGAGGCTTATTGTCAACAAGAACGCCGGGGAGACCCTTCTGCAGCGGGCAGCCAGGCTTGGCTATGAG GAAGTGGTCTTGTACTGCCTGGAGAACAAGATTTGTGATGTGAATCACCGTGACAACGCAGGTTACTGTGCCCTGCACGAAGCTTGTGCTCGAGGATGGCTCAACATCGTGCGACACCTCCTTGAATATGGCGCTGATGTCAACTGCAGTGCCCAGGATGGAACCAG gcctctgCATGATGCCGTGGAGAACGACCACCTGGAAATTGTCCGCTTGCTTCTTTCTTATGGTGCTGATCCCACTTTGGCTACATACTCAGGTAGAACCATCATGAAAATGACCCACAGCGAACTGATGGAGAAGTTTCTCACAG ATTATTTAAATGACCTCCAGGGTCGCAGTGATGATGACTCTAGTGGCACTTGGGAGTTCTACGGCAGCTCTGTTTGTG AACCCGATGATGAAAGCGGATATGACGTTTTAGCAAACCCCCCGGGTCCTGAAGACCAGGATGATGACGATGACTCCTACAGCGACGTGTTTGAATTTGAGTTTTCAGAAAGCCCCCTCTTGCCGTGCTACAACATCCAAGTGTCCGTTGCTCAGGG GCCACGGAACTGGCTGCTGCTTTCCGACGTGCTCAAGAAGTTGAAAATGTCCTCCCGAATATTCCGCTGCAATTTTCCCAACGTGGAAGTCGTCACGATCGCCGAGGCAGAGTTCTTCCGGCAGGTTTCTGCGAGCCTCTTGTTCTCTTGCTCCAAAGACCTGGAAGCCTTCAACCCCGAAAGCAAGGAGCTGCTGGATCTGGTGGAGTTCACCAGCGAGCTGCAGACGCTGCTGGGCTCGTCCGTGGAGTGGCTGCACCCCAGCGACACAGCACCCCAGGACTACTGGTGA
- the Bcor gene encoding BCL-6 corepressor isoform X2 — translation MLSATPLYGNVHSWMNSERVRMCGTSEDRKIPVNDGDASKARLELREENPLNHNVVDASTAHRIDGLAALSMDRSSLIREGLRVPGNIVYSSLCGLGSEKGREAAASTLGGLGFSSERNPEMQFKPNTPETVEPPSVSGKAPNGFSAMYKTPPGIQKSAVATAETLGLDRPASDKQSPLNINGASYLRLPWVNPYMEGATPAIYPFLDSPNKYSLNMYKALLPQQSYSLAQPLYSPVCTNGERFLYLPPPHYVSPHIPSSLASPMRLSTPSASPAIPPLVHCPDKSLPWKMGVSPGNPVDSHAYPHIQNSKQPRVPSAKAVTSGLPGDSALLLPPSPRPSPRVHLPSQPAADTYSEFHKHYARLSTSPSVTLSKPYMTVNSEFPMSRLSNGKYSKASEGGEGAQPVPGHTRKTTVQDRKDGGSPPLLEKQTVTKDVTDKPLDLSSKVVDVDASKADHMKKMAPTVLVHSRAASGLVLSGSEIPKETLSPPGNGCAIYRSEIISTAPSSWVVPGPSPNEETNGKSMSLKNKALDWAIPQQRSSSCPRMGGTDAVITNVSGAVSSAGRPASASPAPNANADGTKTSRSSMDTTPSVIQHVGQPPTTPAKHGGSTSSKGAKASNPEPTFKASENGLPPSSIFLSPNEAFRSPPIPYPRSYLPYPAPEGIAISPLSLHGKGPVYPHPVLLPNGSLFPGHLAPKPGLPYGLPTGRPEFVTYQDALGLGMVHPMLIPHTPIEITKEEKPERRSRSHERARYEDPTLRSRFSEILEANSSKLHPEVPADKTPKPNPSWSQGKTVVKSDKLVYVDLLREESDAKTEANVSKPSFAAESVGQSAEPAKPPAEPGLQQHRDFMALREELGRIGDFHEAYAFKQASGQPVFSVGKDSAPAGANKESLGMPVAAPFLEPTLGSDGPTVTFGKSQEDPKPFCMGGAPPSVDVTPTYTKDGADEAESNDGKVLKPKPSKLAKRIANSAGYVGDRFKCVTTELYADSSQLSREQRALQRAMMRFSELEMKEREGGHPATKDSEVCKFSPADWERLKGNQDKKPKSVTLEEAVADQNDSERCEFTAGNKHDPFEAPEDKDLPVEKYLVDRPPVSEPPSSEQGAAEVPGSPTLRLDRKRKVSGDSSHTETTAEELTEDPLLKAKRRRVPKDDWPEREMTNSSSNHLEDPHYSELTNLKVCIELTGLHPKKQRHLLHLRERWEQQVSAAESKPGRQSRKEVTQATQPEVTAQGNNTTEEKPARKRAEAKGNRGWTEESLKSSDNEQGLPVFSGSPPMKSLSSSNASGRKQTQPSCTPASRPPAKQQKIKESQKTDVPSADEADGQAAALLHKDPENSEKPSGKRLCKTKHLIPQEPRRSSALTGDYYVDNSDGKVTVRRVRKRPEPTSDYDLSPAKQEPKPLDRLQQLLPAPQSTQLPRASSPQETTQSRPMPPEARRLIVNKNAGETLLQRAARLGYEEVVLYCLENKICDVNHRDNAGYCALHEACARGWLNIVRHLLEYGADVNCSAQDGTRPLHDAVENDHLEIVRLLLSYGADPTLATYSGRTIMKMTHSELMEKFLTDYLNDLQGRSDDDSSGTWEFYGSSVCEPDDESGYDVLANPPGPEDQDDDDDSYSDVFEFEFSESPLLPCYNIQVSVAQGPRNWLLLSDVLKKLKMSSRIFRCNFPNVEVVTIAEAEFFRQVSASLLFSCSKDLEAFNPESKELLDLVEFTSELQTLLGSSVEWLHPSDTAPQDYW, via the exons ATGCTCTCAGCAACCCCCCTGTATGGGAACGTTCACAGCTGGATGAACAGCGAGCGGGTCCGCATGTGTGGGACTAGCGAAGACAG GAAAATTCCTGTAAATGATGGTGACGCTTCAAAAGCCAGACTGGAACTGAGAGAAGAGAACCCCTTGAACCACAACGTG GTGGATGCGAGCACGGCCCATCGGATCGATGGCCTGGCTGCGCTGAGCATGGACCGCAGCAGCCTCATCCGGGAAGGCCTCCGGGTCCCCGGAAACATTGTGTACTCCAGCTTGTGTGGACTGGGCTCCGAGAAGGGCCGGGAGGCTGCTGCGAGCACTCTGGGAGGCCTTGGGTTTTCTTCGGAAAGGAATCCAGAGATGCAGTTCAAGCCCAATACGCCCGAGACCGTGGAGCCGCCCTCCGTCTCCGGAAAGGCCCCCAATGGCTTCAGTGCTATGTACAAAACTCCGCCTGGAATACAAAAAAGTGCTGTGGCCACAGCAGAAACCCTGGGCTTGGACAGGCCCGCCAGCGACAAACAGAGCCCTCTCAACATCAATGGTGCTAGTTACCTGCGGCTGCCCTGGGTCAACCCTTACATGGAGGGCGCCACGCCAGCCATCTACCCTTTCCTCGACTCGCCAAATAAGTATTCCCTGAACATGTACAAGGCCTTGCTACCTCAGCAGTCCTACAGCCTGGCCCAGCCGCTGTACTCTCCCGTGTGCACCAACGGGGAGCGCTTCCTCTACCTGCCACCGCCCCACTACGTCAGTCCCCACATCCCGTCGTCCTTGGCCTCTCCCATGAGGCTCTCTACCCCCTCGGCCTCCCCGGCCATCCCGCCTCTCGTCCACTGCCCAGACAAAAGCCTCCCGTGGAAGATGGGCGTCAGTCCCGGGAACCCCGTCGACTCCCACGCCTATCCCCACATCCAGAACAGCAAACAGCCCAGGGTGCCCTCTGCGAAGGCAGTCACCAGCGGCCTGCCGGGGGACTCGGCTCTCCTGCTGCCTCCATCACCGCGGCCCTCGCCCCGTGTCCACCTTCCCAGCCAGCCTGCCGCAGACACCTACTCCGAGTTCCATAAGCACTACGCCAGGCTGTCCACCTCCCCCTCGGTCACCCTGTCGAAGCCATACATGACGGTCAACAGCGAGTTCCCCATGAGCCGGCTCTCCAACGGCAAGTATTCCAAAGCGTCAGAGGGCGGAGAGGGTGCCCAGCCGGTGCCCGGGCACACCCGGAAGACAACGGTTCAAGACAGAAAGGACGGGGGTTCTCCGCCTCTGTTGGAGAAGCAGACCGTTACCAAAGACGTCACAGATAAGCCGCTGGACTTGTCTTCTAAAGTCGTAGATGTGGACGCTTCCAAAGCTGACCACATGAAGAAGATGGCCCCCACCGTGCTGGTTCACAGCAGGGCTGCAAGCGGCCTCGTGCTGTCCGGAAGTGAGATTCCAAAAGAAACATTATCTCCTCCAGGAAATGGCTGTGCTATCTATAGATCTGAGATCATTAGCACTGCGCCCTCATCCTGGGTGGTGCCGGGGCCAAGTCCCAACGAGGAGACCAATGGCAAAAGCATGTCGCTGAAAAACAAGGCGTTGGACTGGGCCATACCACAGCAGCGGAGCTCCTCATGTCCCCGCATGGGTGGCACAGACGCCGTGATCACTAATGTGTCAGGGGCAGTGTCGAGCGCGGGCCGCCCAGCCTCGGCATCGCCAGCGCCCAATGCCAATGCAGATGGCACCAAGACCAGCAGGAGCTCCATGGACACCACGCCGTCCGTCATTCAGCACGTGGGCCAGCCCCCGACCACGCCCGCCAAGCATGGTGGCAGCACCAGCAGCAAGGGCGCCAAAGCTAGCAACCCAGAACCGACTTTCAAAGCAAGCGAGAACGGGCTTCCGCCAAGCTCCATCTTTCTGTCTCCAAACGAGGCATTCAGGTCCCCACCGATCCCCTACCCCAGAAGTTACCTCCCTTACCCGGCCCCTGAGGGCATCGCAATCAGTCCACTGTCCTTACACGGCAAAGGACCCGTGTACCCTCACCCTGTTTTGTTACCCAACGGCAGTCTGTTTCCCGGGCACCTTGCCCCAAAGCCTGGCCTGCCCTATGGGCTGCCCACGGGCCGGCCAGAGTTTGTGACCTACCAAGACGCCCTGGGGTTGGGCATGGTACACCCCATGTTGATCCCGCACACCCCCATTGAGATCACTAAAGAGGAGAAACCAGAGAGGCGGTCCCGGTCCCATGAGAGAGCCCGCTACGAGGACCCCACCCTCCGCAGCCGCTTCTCGGAGATCTTGGAAGCCAACAGCAGCAAGCTGCACCCCGAGGTCCCTGCCGACAAGACCCCAAAGCCGAACCCTAGCTGGAGTCAAGGGAAGACGGTCGTCAAAAGCGACAAGCTTGTCTACGTCGACCTCCTCCGAGAAGAATCAGATGCCAAGACGGAGGCCAATGTGTCCAAACCCAGCTTTGCAGCCGAGAGCGTCGGCCAGAGCGCAGAGCCCGCCAAGCCCCCGGCCGAGCCGGGCCTGCAGCAGCACCGAGATTTCATGGCCCTGAGAGAGGAGCTGGGGCGCATCGGTGACTTCCACGAGGCCTACGCCTTCAAACAGGCCTCAGGCCAGCCCGTGTTCAGCGTGGGCAAGGACAGCGCTCCCGCAGGAGCCAACAAAGAGAGCCTGGGGATGCCGGTCGCAGCTCCGTTCCTGGAGCCAACTCTGGGGAGCGACGGCCCCACTGTGACTTTTGGTAAAAGCCAAGAGGATCCCAAACCGTTTTGCATGGGTGGCGCCCCTCCGAGTGTGGACGTCACCCCCACCTATACCAAAGATGGAGCTGACGAGGCCGAATCCAACGATGGCAAAGTTCTGAAACCGAAGCCATCTAAGCTGGCCAAGAGAATCGCCAACTCGGCCGGTTACGTGGGGGACCGATTCAAGTGTGTCACGACCGAACTGTATGCAGATTCCAGCCAGCTCAGCCGGGAGCAGCGGGCACTGCAG CGTGCAATGATGCGCTTCTCAGAGTTGGagatgaaagagagagaaggtggcCACCCAGCAACCAAAGATTCCGAGGTGTGCAAGTTCAGCCCAGCCGACTGGGAAAGGTTGAAAGGAAATCAGGACAAAAAGCCAAAGTCGGTCACCCTGGAGGAGGCCGTTGCCGACCAGAACGACAGCGAGCGAT GCGAGTTTACTGCTGGGAACAAACATGATCCCTTTGAAGCCCCAGAGGACAAAGACCTCCCCGTGGAGAAGTACCTGGTGGACAGGCCACCTGTGAGCGAGCCACCCTCCTCTGAGCAGGGGGCTGCTGAGGTGCCCGGTAGTCCCACCCTCCGGCTGGACAGGAAGCGCAAAGTCTCAGGTGACAGCAGCCACACTGAGACCACTGCGGAAGAGCTGACGGAGGATCCTCTGCTGAAAGCCAAGCGAAGGCGGGTCCCCAAAG ATGACTGGCCTGAGAGGGAAATGACAAACAGTTCCTCTAACCACTTAGAAGACCCACATTATAGTGAGCTGACCAACCTGAAGGTGTGCATTGAATTAACAGGGCTCCATCCTAAAAAGCAACGCCACCTGCTGCACCTTAGGGAACGCTGGGAGCAGCAGGTGTCCGCAGCAGAGAGCAAACCTGGCCGCCAAAGCAGGAAGGAAGTGACCCAGGCCACTCAGCCTGAGGTCACAGCCCAGGGGAATAACACCACCGAAGAGAAACCCGCCAGGAAAAGGGCAGAGGCCAAGGGCAACAGAGGCTGGACGGAAGAGTCCCTCAAGTCCAGCGACAACGAGCAAG GCCTGCCTGTGTTCTCCGGCTCCCCGCCCATGAAGAGCCTTTCATCCAGCAACGCGAGCGGCAGAAAGCAGACTCAGCCAAGCTGCACGCCGGCCTCGAGGCCTCCTGCCAAACagcagaaaattaaagaaagccAGAAGACAGATGTGCCGAGCGCCGACGAGGCCGACGGCCAGGCGGCCGCCCTGCTGCACAAGGACCCTGAGAACAGCGAGAAGCCATCCGGCAAGAGACTGTGCAAAACCAAGCACTTGATCCCACAGGAGCCCAGGCGGAGCTCGGCGCTGACCGGGGACTACTATGTGGACAACTCGGATGGCAAG GTGACTGTCCGGAGAGTCCGGAAGCGGCCTGAGCCCACTTCGGACTACGATCTGTCACCAGCCAAGCAGGAGCCAAAGCCCTTGGACCGCTTGCAGCAGTTGCTACCAGCCCCCCAGTCCACGCAGCTGCCTCGCGCCAGTTCCCCCCAGGAGACCACCCAGTCGCGCCCCATGCCACCAGAGGCACGGAGGCTTATTGTCAACAAGAACGCCGGGGAGACCCTTCTGCAGCGGGCAGCCAGGCTTGGCTATGAG GAAGTGGTCTTGTACTGCCTGGAGAACAAGATTTGTGATGTGAATCACCGTGACAACGCAGGTTACTGTGCCCTGCACGAAGCTTGTGCTCGAGGATGGCTCAACATCGTGCGACACCTCCTTGAATATGGCGCTGATGTCAACTGCAGTGCCCAGGATGGAACCAG gcctctgCATGATGCCGTGGAGAACGACCACCTGGAAATTGTCCGCTTGCTTCTTTCTTATGGTGCTGATCCCACTTTGGCTACATACTCAGGTAGAACCATCATGAAAATGACCCACAGCGAACTGATGGAGAAGTTTCTCACAG ATTATTTAAATGACCTCCAGGGTCGCAGTGATGATGACTCTAGTGGCACTTGGGAGTTCTACGGCAGCTCTGTTTGTG AACCCGATGATGAAAGCGGATATGACGTTTTAGCAAACCCCCCGGGTCCTGAAGACCAGGATGATGACGATGACTCCTACAGCGACGTGTTTGAATTTGAGTTTTCAGAAAGCCCCCTCTTGCCGTGCTACAACATCCAAGTGTCCGTTGCTCAGGG GCCACGGAACTGGCTGCTGCTTTCCGACGTGCTCAAGAAGTTGAAAATGTCCTCCCGAATATTCCGCTGCAATTTTCCCAACGTGGAAGTCGTCACGATCGCCGAGGCAGAGTTCTTCCGGCAGGTTTCTGCGAGCCTCTTGTTCTCTTGCTCCAAAGACCTGGAAGCCTTCAACCCCGAAAGCAAGGAGCTGCTGGATCTGGTGGAGTTCACCAGCGAGCTGCAGACGCTGCTGGGCTCGTCCGTGGAGTGGCTGCACCCCAGCGACACAGCACCCCAGGACTACTGGTGA